In Bacteriovorax stolpii, a single genomic region encodes these proteins:
- a CDS encoding acyl-CoA carboxylase subunit beta — protein MSQTQTLEGKRELLLKLRQESELGGGEARIKKQHEQGKYTARERIERLVDPGSFLEFDRFIISKKAVMGKGESFLGDGVVTGIATINGQKIALYSQDFTCFGGSLGSAHAKKICKIMDFALENRIPIIGMNDSGGARIQEGVEGLAGYGEIFYRNVKCSGVIPQISLILGPCAGGAVYSPALTDFIFMVDKTSYMFVTGPDVIKTVTHEEVTKDQLGGAGTHAEKSGVAQFKVGSEDECFERVRELLSYIPPANFTKATPKYTSDTIYRDNVKIKETVPANPKKPYDMKEIIFDVVDDAQFLEVHKDYAKNIIVGFASVGGIKIGIVANQPSVLAGVLDIDSSEKAARFVRFCDAFDIPILTLVDVPGFLPGTNQEYGGIIKHGSKLLYAYSEATVPLISIITRKSYGGAYLVMASKHIRTDVNLAYPTAEIAVMGAEGAVNIIHRGEMEGLTGKAFDDKKAQLIADYEEQFANPYRAAELGFMDAIILPEETRKRVYEYLVALKNKKQEKPKRKHGNIQL, from the coding sequence ATGTCTCAAACCCAGACACTGGAAGGGAAGCGTGAGCTATTGCTAAAATTAAGACAAGAGTCTGAACTTGGCGGCGGCGAAGCCCGTATTAAAAAACAACACGAACAAGGCAAATATACAGCGAGAGAAAGAATTGAGCGCCTGGTAGATCCGGGATCATTTCTTGAATTTGATCGTTTCATTATTAGTAAAAAAGCGGTTATGGGAAAAGGAGAGTCTTTTCTTGGTGACGGTGTAGTTACAGGTATTGCAACTATCAACGGACAAAAGATCGCTCTATACTCTCAAGACTTTACTTGCTTTGGTGGATCTCTAGGATCTGCTCACGCAAAGAAAATCTGCAAGATCATGGACTTTGCTCTTGAAAACAGAATCCCAATCATCGGAATGAACGACTCAGGTGGAGCTCGTATTCAAGAAGGTGTTGAAGGTCTGGCCGGATACGGTGAAATTTTCTACAGAAACGTAAAGTGTTCTGGGGTTATTCCACAAATCTCTCTCATTCTTGGGCCATGTGCAGGTGGAGCGGTCTATTCTCCAGCTCTAACAGATTTCATCTTTATGGTTGATAAGACATCTTATATGTTCGTAACAGGGCCAGATGTTATTAAGACCGTAACTCACGAAGAAGTAACAAAAGATCAGCTTGGTGGAGCTGGGACACACGCTGAGAAATCAGGTGTAGCGCAGTTTAAAGTTGGATCGGAAGATGAGTGTTTTGAGAGAGTTCGTGAACTTCTTTCATACATTCCACCGGCGAACTTCACTAAAGCGACTCCAAAATACACGTCGGATACAATCTATCGCGACAACGTAAAAATTAAAGAAACAGTTCCAGCTAATCCGAAAAAACCGTACGACATGAAAGAGATCATCTTTGATGTTGTTGACGATGCTCAATTCCTTGAAGTTCATAAAGACTATGCAAAGAATATCATCGTTGGTTTCGCTTCAGTTGGTGGAATCAAGATTGGTATCGTAGCTAACCAACCTTCAGTTCTTGCAGGGGTTTTAGATATCGATTCATCTGAAAAAGCAGCACGTTTCGTAAGATTCTGTGACGCTTTTGATATTCCTATCCTAACTTTAGTAGATGTTCCAGGGTTCCTTCCAGGAACTAACCAGGAGTACGGCGGGATCATTAAGCACGGATCAAAACTTCTATATGCTTACTCTGAGGCAACTGTACCTCTAATCTCAATCATCACTCGTAAGTCTTACGGTGGTGCATATCTGGTTATGGCGTCTAAACACATCAGAACAGACGTTAACCTTGCTTACCCAACTGCGGAAATCGCGGTAATGGGAGCTGAAGGTGCGGTAAACATTATTCACAGAGGTGAAATGGAAGGGTTAACTGGAAAAGCTTTCGACGATAAGAAAGCACAGTTAATCGCTGACTATGAAGAGCAATTCGCAAATCCTTACAGAGCTGCGGAACTTGGGTTCATGGACGCGATCATTCTTCCGGAAGAAACTCGTAAGAGAGTTTATGAATACCTTGTTGCTCTTAAGAATAAGAAGCAAGAGAAGCCTAAACGTAAACACGGGAACATCCAACTATGA
- a CDS encoding ATP-binding cassette domain-containing protein, whose translation MEVVKVQNLYFAYSKDISVFSGINFTAHPGEVVLLKGTSGRGKSTLASLIAGHLKPQSGSVEVDRKKIFSPSRDVIVVHQENDLFPWLSVKEHLLFLKEAGLETGTIDFDGYLQKFGLANSKNLFPKEISGGMKRRLAILRGMLLKPKVLILDESLSSLDNKWKNDILSEVKSFTEKNNILLILIDHNTESIGHLISRVVEL comes from the coding sequence GTGGAAGTAGTTAAAGTCCAAAATCTTTATTTTGCTTACTCTAAAGACATATCAGTTTTTTCAGGTATCAATTTCACTGCTCATCCTGGCGAAGTCGTTTTGCTTAAAGGGACTTCGGGGCGTGGTAAAAGTACTTTGGCCTCATTAATTGCAGGTCATTTAAAACCTCAAAGTGGAAGTGTTGAAGTTGATAGAAAAAAGATCTTCTCTCCTTCCCGCGATGTCATCGTCGTTCATCAGGAGAATGATTTATTTCCATGGTTGAGCGTAAAGGAACATTTGCTTTTTCTAAAAGAAGCAGGGCTAGAGACGGGAACGATAGATTTTGACGGCTATTTACAAAAATTTGGACTGGCAAATTCTAAAAATTTATTTCCCAAAGAAATTTCCGGAGGGATGAAGAGAAGATTGGCCATTTTACGTGGGATGCTTCTTAAACCAAAAGTTTTGATTTTGGATGAATCACTAAGTTCTTTAGACAATAAATGGAAAAATGATATTTTATCTGAAGTTAAAAGTTTTACTGAAAAAAATAATATTCTCTTAATCCTTATTGATCATAACACTGAAAGTATTGGCCATCTAATTTCCAGAGTTGTGGAGCTTTAG
- a CDS encoding ABC transporter permease, translated as MAVVLGILLGFLRYSLPRFLKRNFIINLILDAPKFPPPIAWIPFVILFFGIGNTASFIIVFIGVLPSIVTQVYDGLESIKLEVLQTARSMQLSKVKMLRLILIPAILPQLMTGIRVGFSMGWMSIIAAEMISGQSGLGYSIQINRINLQYTNMIYDMIAIGVIGYLMTRLLYLLEARMAPWK; from the coding sequence ATGGCAGTTGTTCTGGGGATTCTCCTAGGTTTTTTGCGCTATTCTTTACCACGGTTTCTAAAAAGAAATTTTATAATCAATTTAATTTTAGATGCACCTAAGTTTCCGCCACCGATTGCATGGATCCCGTTTGTTATTTTGTTTTTCGGAATTGGCAATACAGCTTCTTTTATCATTGTTTTTATCGGTGTTTTGCCTTCAATTGTCACGCAAGTGTATGATGGCCTGGAGAGCATCAAGCTCGAAGTGCTTCAGACGGCGAGGTCAATGCAGTTAAGTAAAGTGAAGATGCTTAGGCTTATTCTTATTCCAGCTATCTTACCTCAGCTCATGACTGGTATCCGCGTAGGTTTTTCTATGGGGTGGATGTCGATTATTGCTGCTGAAATGATTAGTGGCCAATCAGGACTAGGGTATTCCATTCAGATCAATCGAATCAATTTGCAATATACAAATATGATTTACGATATGATCGCTATTGGAGTCATTGGATATTTAATGACGAGACTTCTTTATTTATTGGAAGCGAGGATGGCCCCGTGGAAGTAG
- a CDS encoding ABC transporter substrate-binding protein — translation MKKLIAILFLVSSLAMADEPIKLRIGWQVPWALQGQLVQVLKHTDILKKNGIEAEFVGRNFGPELNELAMGSQIDVVLTADQPAAQLFSKDKGWIGISRMMYNRTSTYVPVKSPIKDLKELKGKTVGVPFGAAAERIVVDGLTQAGLNAREDVKLINLGIQEHIPLVLKNGAEALMWDQFDALSGFDPVPAILKSRGLVREIHVGKVCSMILMNKEFLAKSPKAAVAMITSMRDAYAYYNKNRAQVDKWFMEEAKFDLKDSGALAIASSLEPNLNAKKNADIRMQFNEDDFMIMQKGADFIKKNINKEINMKDFVNNDYAKLVK, via the coding sequence ATGAAAAAGTTAATAGCAATTTTATTTTTAGTTTCTAGCTTAGCAATGGCCGATGAGCCCATTAAGCTTCGTATTGGATGGCAGGTTCCCTGGGCGCTTCAAGGCCAGCTGGTTCAGGTATTAAAGCATACTGATATTCTAAAAAAGAATGGAATTGAAGCAGAGTTCGTAGGAAGAAACTTTGGGCCGGAGTTAAACGAGTTAGCAATGGGATCACAAATCGATGTGGTTTTGACTGCAGATCAACCGGCAGCTCAGCTTTTTTCAAAAGATAAAGGTTGGATAGGGATTTCTCGTATGATGTACAACAGAACATCAACTTATGTTCCTGTGAAATCACCGATTAAAGATTTAAAAGAATTAAAAGGAAAAACTGTTGGTGTGCCATTTGGAGCAGCGGCCGAAAGAATTGTGGTAGACGGGTTAACACAAGCAGGATTGAACGCCAGAGAAGATGTAAAGCTAATCAACCTGGGGATTCAGGAGCATATTCCACTCGTTTTAAAAAACGGAGCAGAGGCTTTGATGTGGGATCAGTTTGATGCTTTAAGTGGATTTGACCCGGTTCCGGCCATCTTAAAATCAAGAGGACTAGTAAGAGAGATTCATGTTGGCAAAGTTTGCTCGATGATTTTGATGAATAAGGAGTTCCTGGCAAAGAGTCCGAAGGCCGCAGTCGCAATGATTACATCTATGCGTGATGCTTATGCTTATTACAACAAAAATAGAGCACAAGTTGATAAATGGTTTATGGAAGAAGCAAAATTTGATTTAAAAGACAGTGGCGCTTTGGCCATTGCTTCATCACTTGAGCCGAATTTAAATGCTAAGAAGAATGCTGATATTCGCATGCAGTTTAATGAAGATGACTTCATGATTATGCAAAAGGGAGCAGACTTCATTAAGAAAAACATTAACAAAGAGATCAATATGAAAGACTTTGTTAATAATGATTACGCTAAGCTTGTAAAATAA
- a CDS encoding alkaline phosphatase family protein, with protein MKNRILSKHSVPLIIQVTSVIFFFFAVFIANKQAPSSFEKNKIKVYWFIPDGLRADRKQFNIFEWANNGELPNLRLLMARGSYGYSRPVFPGHTPTNFATLLTGVNPDKHGVADGAMRTFGYPLSMVSKGGFSSLAKLVAPIWTELEDKSYIVSLQSVPGSTPPEIFKGNVIKGRWGGWGVEFPSMVVEPEQKDEKLYKSLGHNRLVFASGPELLTFAHEKKTNFYEFKTWGQSFNIQVLKDAVTLSVNGSEFLLKEGQWSNWFMLPLTYELKNDYQIHSPKKTDWENQLSSVEVNVHAKVKLIALSDGKFRLRILFDSLNEYLTYPTVLADDMTKKLGPMVDFVDNYPPQLIYHKNDKQTFLEESKLSWDWHQRVVPYLMKDLKSDFIIHSVYNPNQMLTSRWWLPYIDNDGHLSKTISAEEKKLLWTEVKDMYREMDRVLGEIMKNADENTYIVLSSDHGAIPLNNEVRLNNLFAKKGWLKFHYSKRTKSYEIDWKETQVVFLQMNNIYVNPKGLGDPYNPVHTQESEKLKEEVIKAINELKDNKTGKRILAGVWRREAVEEIHMPKERVGDLVISPLPGFSWVEDVSEDGEVVTGSLKGGYKQALNPEHIEGLLTPFVIAGPGIKTNFKIERVLQHVDQYATIAKITKINHPTKPVLDGKVISEIFYIGEK; from the coding sequence ATGAAAAATAGAATTTTGTCTAAACATTCAGTGCCGTTGATAATACAGGTTACTTCAGTAATCTTTTTTTTCTTTGCCGTCTTTATTGCCAATAAACAAGCACCGAGCTCATTTGAAAAAAATAAGATCAAAGTTTATTGGTTCATTCCTGATGGACTTCGGGCAGACCGCAAGCAATTTAATATTTTTGAATGGGCCAACAATGGAGAACTTCCCAACTTAAGGCTTTTAATGGCCAGGGGGAGTTATGGTTATTCACGTCCTGTTTTTCCGGGGCATACGCCAACAAATTTTGCGACTCTTTTAACAGGAGTCAACCCAGATAAGCATGGAGTTGCCGACGGAGCAATGAGAACTTTTGGTTACCCTCTCAGTATGGTGAGCAAAGGGGGCTTTAGCTCTTTAGCGAAGCTCGTTGCACCTATTTGGACAGAGTTAGAAGATAAGAGTTACATCGTTTCTCTGCAGTCTGTACCAGGGTCAACTCCTCCTGAAATCTTTAAAGGTAACGTCATTAAAGGTCGCTGGGGAGGATGGGGTGTTGAGTTTCCATCGATGGTCGTTGAGCCTGAGCAAAAGGATGAGAAATTATACAAAAGCCTGGGGCACAACAGGCTGGTGTTTGCGAGTGGTCCTGAGCTTCTGACGTTTGCACATGAGAAAAAAACTAATTTTTATGAATTCAAGACATGGGGACAGAGCTTTAACATTCAAGTGTTGAAGGATGCTGTGACTTTGTCTGTGAATGGAAGCGAATTTCTTTTAAAGGAAGGGCAGTGGTCAAATTGGTTTATGTTGCCACTTACTTATGAATTAAAAAATGACTACCAGATTCATTCACCTAAAAAAACAGATTGGGAAAATCAGCTTTCGTCTGTAGAAGTGAATGTACATGCCAAAGTGAAGCTGATTGCCTTGTCTGACGGCAAATTCCGCTTAAGAATTTTATTTGATTCTTTAAATGAATACTTAACTTATCCGACAGTTCTGGCAGACGATATGACAAAAAAACTAGGACCAATGGTTGATTTTGTCGATAACTATCCACCTCAATTGATTTATCACAAGAACGATAAACAGACTTTTCTGGAAGAATCAAAACTGAGCTGGGATTGGCATCAAAGAGTTGTTCCTTATTTGATGAAAGACTTAAAATCCGACTTCATTATTCATAGTGTTTATAATCCAAATCAAATGCTCACAAGCAGGTGGTGGCTTCCTTATATTGATAACGACGGGCATTTATCAAAAACGATTTCAGCAGAAGAAAAAAAGTTACTTTGGACAGAAGTCAAAGATATGTACCGTGAAATGGACCGCGTTCTAGGTGAGATCATGAAAAATGCAGATGAAAACACCTACATTGTTCTGAGCTCTGATCATGGCGCCATTCCACTTAATAATGAAGTTCGATTGAATAATCTTTTTGCCAAAAAAGGATGGCTGAAATTTCATTACAGTAAACGAACAAAAAGTTATGAAATTGACTGGAAGGAAACGCAGGTTGTTTTTCTACAGATGAATAATATCTACGTTAACCCTAAAGGATTGGGCGATCCTTATAATCCAGTTCATACCCAAGAATCAGAGAAACTTAAAGAAGAAGTGATTAAGGCCATCAATGAATTAAAAGATAACAAAACAGGGAAGCGGATTTTGGCCGGAGTTTGGCGTCGTGAAGCCGTTGAAGAAATACATATGCCTAAAGAGCGCGTTGGCGATTTGGTCATTTCACCGTTGCCAGGTTTTAGTTGGGTCGAAGATGTGAGTGAGGACGGGGAAGTTGTCACTGGCTCATTAAAAGGTGGTTACAAGCAGGCCTTAAACCCAGAGCATATTGAAGGACTCTTAACCCCTTTTGTGATTGCTGGCCCGGGGATAAAAACCAATTTCAAAATTGAGCGAGTTTTACAACATGTAGACCAGTATGCAACAATCGCTAAAATAACAAAGATAAATCATCCGACCAAGCCTGTGCTTGATGGCAAAGTTATAAGTGAAATTTTTTATATAGGTGAGAAATGA
- a CDS encoding sigma-54 interaction domain-containing protein yields the protein MINWQDMGKLHVISKLEGILGKWFDVEMFYTDAHGKLWSDHASKTYSFKSHFMKVQMQSAYGHDFLAEDIEKMVEKMASTNEVVVYESFFKHVKGVAFPVKVDGEFAGAVFVYPFVLDTATSADVEMLKAQMIECGTTPADAAVACEKIKKMWPRELEYVKELTSLVAEEMVSFHDEITKREDQIQALSSEVGEKYRYHAMIGKSKKMQAIYSLLEKISNSESSVLINGENGTGKELVAKAIHFYSPRKDKMFLAVNCSAFNDNLLDSELFGHVKGSFTGAVKDKKGLFETANGGTLFLDEIGDTTLSMQVKLLRVLQEGTYLPVGATAPKKVDVRIVAATNKNLKEMMAKGEFREDLYYRINVINVALPPLRERHDDIPVLMDYFLKKRCDEAGKALKTFAKKCMEKMLDYPWPGNVRELENEVERLVVLAGDEKMIGPENLSPRIIDWGASAEPAFKGVNTEGTLRDALEQLEIMMIREGLKRCNFNKSKLAKELDISRASLIMKVEKYGLDKRAKAA from the coding sequence ATGATTAATTGGCAAGATATGGGGAAACTTCACGTTATCTCTAAACTAGAAGGGATTCTAGGTAAATGGTTTGACGTTGAGATGTTCTATACAGATGCTCACGGAAAACTTTGGTCTGATCATGCAAGCAAAACATATTCATTTAAGTCTCACTTCATGAAAGTGCAGATGCAATCAGCTTATGGACATGACTTCCTGGCCGAAGACATTGAGAAGATGGTTGAAAAGATGGCCTCTACTAATGAAGTAGTGGTTTATGAATCATTCTTTAAACATGTAAAAGGTGTAGCGTTCCCGGTTAAAGTTGATGGGGAGTTTGCCGGAGCGGTTTTCGTTTATCCATTCGTACTTGATACTGCAACAAGTGCTGATGTTGAAATGCTAAAAGCTCAAATGATTGAATGCGGGACAACGCCAGCTGACGCTGCAGTTGCTTGTGAAAAAATTAAGAAGATGTGGCCGCGTGAACTTGAATACGTAAAAGAGCTTACATCATTAGTAGCGGAAGAGATGGTTTCTTTCCACGATGAGATTACTAAGCGCGAAGATCAAATCCAGGCGCTTTCATCTGAAGTAGGTGAAAAATACCGTTACCACGCAATGATTGGTAAATCGAAGAAGATGCAAGCGATCTACTCTCTACTTGAGAAAATCTCTAACTCTGAGTCTTCAGTTCTAATCAACGGGGAAAACGGAACAGGGAAGGAACTTGTAGCTAAGGCGATCCACTTCTATTCTCCAAGAAAAGATAAGATGTTCTTAGCGGTTAACTGTTCAGCCTTTAACGACAACCTTCTAGATTCGGAGTTATTCGGACACGTAAAAGGATCGTTTACTGGAGCGGTAAAAGATAAAAAAGGTCTATTTGAAACAGCTAACGGTGGAACACTGTTCCTGGATGAAATCGGGGATACAACTCTATCAATGCAGGTAAAACTTCTGCGCGTTCTTCAGGAAGGGACATACCTTCCAGTAGGTGCTACAGCTCCTAAGAAAGTTGACGTGAGAATCGTAGCGGCGACAAATAAGAATCTTAAAGAAATGATGGCAAAGGGTGAGTTCAGAGAGGACTTATATTACAGAATCAACGTTATCAACGTAGCTCTTCCACCTCTACGTGAGCGCCATGACGATATCCCTGTTCTAATGGATTACTTCCTGAAGAAGAGATGTGATGAAGCAGGTAAAGCGCTTAAGACTTTTGCTAAAAAGTGTATGGAAAAAATGCTTGATTACCCATGGCCAGGTAACGTTCGTGAGCTAGAGAACGAAGTTGAAAGACTTGTGGTTCTTGCTGGTGACGAAAAAATGATTGGCCCAGAAAATCTTTCTCCAAGAATTATTGATTGGGGAGCGTCAGCAGAACCAGCTTTCAAAGGTGTTAACACAGAGGGAACTCTGAGAGATGCTCTTGAGCAACTGGAAATCATGATGATCCGTGAAGGGTTGAAGCGCTGCAATTTCAACAAGTCTAAACTTGCTAAGGAATTAGATATTTCAAGAGCGAGTTTAATTATGAAAGTTGAAAAGTACGGACTTGATAAACGCGCTAAAGCTGCTTAA
- a CDS encoding TlpA family protein disulfide reductase, giving the protein MKLNFFQKILLIVALLGLTFLYAQYERKKFYGKNDGAIDAPVLKELPDFQVNDIATGATIKSKDFASTSKGAFVHIWGTWCAPCEKEMPEFLSYATKVEPLGVKFLLVAVNDEEMKIKKFLTRFPNIPKNVTFAIDVENRVMDQLGTLKVPETFLFSSTGKHINKFIGPQDWMAESYVTRLNFWLNGENLEQRAVETH; this is encoded by the coding sequence ATGAAACTAAATTTTTTTCAAAAAATTCTCCTTATTGTGGCCCTTCTTGGTTTAACTTTCCTTTATGCTCAGTATGAAAGAAAGAAATTCTATGGGAAGAACGATGGCGCGATCGATGCTCCCGTTTTAAAAGAGCTTCCAGACTTCCAGGTTAATGACATTGCAACTGGTGCGACGATTAAGTCTAAAGACTTTGCGAGCACTTCTAAGGGGGCATTTGTGCATATCTGGGGAACGTGGTGTGCGCCTTGTGAAAAGGAGATGCCGGAGTTTCTTTCTTACGCAACTAAGGTTGAGCCTCTTGGGGTGAAGTTCCTTTTAGTGGCGGTTAATGATGAAGAAATGAAGATTAAGAAATTTCTTACTCGCTTCCCGAATATTCCAAAAAACGTCACATTTGCGATTGATGTAGAAAACAGAGTAATGGACCAATTAGGTACATTAAAGGTGCCGGAGACATTCTTGTTTTCGAGCACTGGAAAGCACATCAACAAATTCATTGGTCCTCAGGATTGGATGGCAGAGTCTTATGTAACTCGCTTGAATTTCTGGTTAAATGGTGAAAATCTCGAGCAACGTGCGGTAGAGACTCACTAG
- the rplQ gene encoding 50S ribosomal protein L17: MRHGNHKYTLGVKPAHRQAIIRNLAIEVIEHGKIKTTHARCMALRGYVEKLITLAKEDTVHNRRLAYSKLNNDNAVKELFTNVAPKFKTRNGGYTRVIKIAEGRVGDSAKMSYFALVE, translated from the coding sequence ATGAGACACGGGAATCACAAATATACTTTAGGCGTAAAGCCAGCTCACAGACAAGCAATCATCAGAAACCTGGCGATTGAAGTAATTGAGCACGGAAAAATTAAAACTACTCACGCTCGTTGTATGGCCCTAAGAGGATATGTTGAAAAACTAATCACTCTTGCAAAGGAAGATACTGTACACAACAGAAGATTAGCTTACTCAAAACTTAACAACGACAACGCAGTAAAAGAACTTTTCACAAACGTTGCTCCGAAGTTTAAGACTAGAAATGGTGGATACACTAGAGTAATCAAAATCGCTGAAGGCCGTGTTGGCGATAGCGCTAAAATGAGCTACTTCGCTTTAGTAGAATAG
- a CDS encoding DNA-directed RNA polymerase subunit alpha encodes MDNFTAKNWNSMIRPVALEAESESLRSDYGKFVAKPLERGYGQTLGNSLRRVLLNSLQGAGIVAIRIEGVEHEFGTINNVKEEVSEIILNLKEVRFKISGKEDTVLVLEKSGEGPVRASDIVTNANVEILNPNHVIANISSGGSLKIELKVARGKGYVTAVDNKDEYDLPVGWIYLDTLFSPVYRVNYSVTNTRVGKRTDFDKLTLEVWTNSGIVPADSIAYAAKILRDQLAVFLTFEDEEQVVKHDSKPIAVSSPTNNALLKPVSELELSVRSANCLQNANIKYIYELVSKTEGEMLRTKNFGRKSLNEIKEILTSMGLGLGMKVDSLMKDMQDGKTVGKN; translated from the coding sequence ATGGATAATTTTACAGCTAAAAACTGGAATAGCATGATTAGACCAGTAGCTTTAGAAGCTGAAAGCGAAAGCCTAAGAAGCGATTACGGAAAATTCGTAGCAAAGCCACTTGAAAGAGGATACGGACAAACACTTGGGAACTCTTTAAGAAGAGTTCTTCTAAACTCTCTTCAGGGAGCAGGTATTGTTGCTATCAGAATCGAAGGTGTTGAGCACGAATTCGGTACAATCAATAACGTAAAAGAAGAAGTTTCTGAAATCATTCTTAACTTAAAAGAAGTGCGTTTCAAAATTTCTGGAAAAGAAGACACTGTTCTTGTTCTTGAGAAATCAGGAGAAGGTCCAGTTAGGGCTTCTGATATCGTAACAAACGCTAACGTTGAAATCCTTAACCCAAATCACGTTATCGCTAACATTTCTTCTGGTGGATCTCTAAAGATCGAACTTAAAGTTGCTAGAGGAAAAGGTTACGTTACAGCTGTAGACAACAAAGATGAGTACGATCTTCCAGTTGGATGGATCTACCTTGATACACTTTTCTCGCCTGTTTACCGTGTAAACTATTCTGTTACAAACACTCGTGTTGGTAAGAGAACTGACTTCGATAAACTTACGCTTGAAGTGTGGACGAACTCTGGAATTGTTCCAGCTGACTCAATTGCTTACGCAGCTAAGATTTTAAGAGACCAATTAGCGGTATTCTTAACTTTCGAAGATGAAGAGCAAGTTGTAAAACACGATTCTAAGCCAATCGCAGTTTCATCACCTACAAACAATGCGCTTCTTAAGCCAGTTTCTGAGCTTGAACTTTCAGTTCGTTCAGCTAACTGTTTACAGAATGCTAACATTAAGTATATCTACGAACTAGTTTCGAAGACTGAAGGTGAAATGCTAAGAACTAAGAACTTCGGTAGAAAGTCTCTGAATGAAATCAAAGAAATTCTAACGAGCATGGGTCTTGGTCTTGGAATGAAAGTTGATAGCTTAATGAAAGATATGCAAGACGGAAAAACTGTAGGTAAAAACTAA
- the rpsK gene encoding 30S ribosomal protein S11, which yields MVKKVVKKKVKKNVSHGICHIQASFNNTIVTFTDPQGNALAWASAGQLGFRGSKKSTPFAAQTASLEAAKRAVEHGLNSVEVRVKGPGAGRENAIRALLGAGIRIVSVSDRSPIPHNGCRAPKRRRV from the coding sequence ATGGTAAAAAAAGTTGTTAAGAAAAAAGTAAAAAAGAACGTCTCGCACGGTATTTGTCATATCCAGGCGTCTTTCAATAATACAATTGTAACTTTCACTGATCCTCAAGGGAACGCACTTGCATGGGCATCTGCTGGCCAATTAGGATTCAGAGGTTCAAAAAAGTCTACTCCATTCGCTGCTCAAACTGCTTCTCTTGAAGCTGCAAAAAGAGCTGTTGAACACGGATTAAACTCAGTTGAAGTAAGAGTAAAAGGTCCAGGAGCTGGTCGCGAAAACGCAATCAGAGCACTTTTAGGGGCGGGAATCAGAATCGTATCTGTTTCAGATCGTTCTCCAATTCCTCACAACGGATGTAGAGCACCTAAGAGAAGAAGAGTCTAA
- the rpsM gene encoding 30S ribosomal protein S13, whose protein sequence is MARILGVDIPRNKAMKIALQSLYGVGPKVAMDVLAASAIDPNKSSNDITEEEVQLIRKHLEEGHVVEGDLRREIGLNIKRLKDMACYRGVRHRKSLPVRGQRTHTNARTRKGPAVAIAGKKSIKSLK, encoded by the coding sequence ATGGCACGTATTTTAGGGGTAGATATTCCAAGAAATAAAGCAATGAAAATTGCACTTCAATCTCTTTACGGGGTTGGACCAAAAGTAGCAATGGACGTTTTAGCTGCATCAGCTATTGATCCAAACAAAAGCTCAAACGACATCACTGAGGAAGAAGTTCAGCTAATCAGAAAGCACCTTGAAGAAGGTCACGTAGTTGAAGGGGATCTTCGTCGTGAGATCGGTCTTAACATCAAAAGACTAAAAGATATGGCTTGTTACAGAGGTGTTCGTCATAGAAAATCACTTCCTGTAAGAGGACAAAGAACGCATACAAACGCTAGAACGAGAAAAGGTCCTGCGGTTGCAATTGCTGGTAAAAAATCAATTAAATCACTTAAATAA
- the rpmJ gene encoding 50S ribosomal protein L36: MKVRASVKVICKDCKVIKRKGVLRVVCKASPKHKQRQG, from the coding sequence ATGAAAGTTAGAGCTTCAGTAAAAGTAATCTGTAAAGATTGCAAAGTTATTAAAAGAAAAGGTGTTTTAAGAGTAGTTTGTAAAGCTTCTCCAAAACATAAACAGAGACAAGGGTAA
- the infA gene encoding translation initiation factor IF-1 yields MSDKDIIEVEGEVTELLPNTKFRVKLPNGHIIIAHISGKMRMHFIKILPGDKVLVEISKYDLTKGRITYRSK; encoded by the coding sequence ATGAGCGATAAAGATATTATTGAAGTGGAAGGCGAAGTTACTGAACTTCTTCCTAACACAAAATTTCGTGTGAAATTACCGAATGGGCACATTATTATTGCTCATATTAGCGGAAAGATGCGCATGCACTTTATCAAAATTCTTCCTGGAGATAAGGTTCTTGTTGAAATTAGTAAATACGATTTAACTAAAGGTAGAATCACTTACAGAAGTAAGTAG